Sequence from the Solanum stenotomum isolate F172 unplaced genomic scaffold, ASM1918654v1 scaffold36331, whole genome shotgun sequence genome:
GAAATAATAGCAATTATAATCTTTATAGGCAATGAAATGTAGAAATCATTGCTATAAAATTTGCACAGAAGAAATGATAAGAGTGTACCCATAGTGAATACTGAACTAAAAAGTGCTGCACCTAAGTAAAACATCAACATCCATAGTTCTTGTTGAACTTTGTCAAGGAGAATAGGTAGGCCAGTTCTCTCTTCAAAACCTCCGGGGACTGTGAAAATCGCGGCAAAGTTGATGGTACAAAGGAGAGTAGAAAGTACTAGTGTAGAATTTGATAGATTTCTAACCGCTGTCTCTGCTTCTTTTCGTACGTGTAAATGGTTTTTCTCGAATAGCTCTTCTGCTTTTAAGCCTTCTGAGTTTTTAACGTCCCAAAGGCGCGGATGCatgttgtattttatatacTGTAAGAACAAATGTAAGTAAGAAATTATCAAGACATGATTGATTGTGTATTTGTTGGGAGTTTCATCAAGTGAAAATTAACAAATGTAagttttttaagtcaatttaggACTTTTGGCCAAGTTAGACCTAGACCATTTTCAtgtttcacttttacttatgaAACTATTTAATTTGTTGATGGCTGTATGATGCTAGCTTGTGGTAGACACTAACGGTGAAGGTAGTTGATGGTGGTGGCTGATGATGACAAAGAAATGGTCGATAGTGGAGGTGATTGTTCGTAGTGTAGGTGGTAGTTGTCAAGaatagttgttgtgttgttgaggTTGTTGGTAGTATAGGTGATCGACACTGGTGGTTGTGTGGTGGTGGCTAAGATAGTTGGTACTTGGTAGCAGTAGCCTGGTGATGTAGGTAGTCATCGATGGTGCTAGTTAATGTGGTGGCTATATAGTGGAGGTGACTCGCGATGATAGTGGATATACTAAACTACTAACTGTAAAATGTCACTTCACAACGAAACCTCTCTTAATAAGATTTCGTTCAAGATCTTAATGAATCAGACCTATTCAAAACATGTAGTAACCGAtactatataaaaataaaaaaaagcttAAGAGACTTACCTTAAACCATAGTACTCCCCACATCATCATTAACACAGACATCACACACCATACACTTTCAATATGTTCTGTAGTTGATGTAAAAAATGGTGTCCCAACATTTGCTGCATAATGCAATATTGTATTCCCATTTTCATCAATATCAGCCAACATCCTGTTTTGACTAGCCACTTTTTTGAGcaaataatcaaacaaaaatctGTTTTTATGTTCTGCTGCTATATGCAATATGTTCCTCTTATTTTCATCCAATGTCTCCACAACTTCATGGTATTTTTGCAAAATTTCCACCACTAACTCAtcaattttatgttttgatGCTTGTATTAGTGGATTTGGCACAATGTGATCAGTACTACTATAGCTCCAATCATATTTTTCTAGCAACATTTTTGCTAATATTAGTGCAAGAATATGCTTTTGCTTTGCTTCATCAATAGCTTTTAACCAGGAATTACCTAgagaaacaaaaatacaatCTAGAAATTCATCTCGACCAATTGAACGTGTAACTTGTAAAGTAATGGTGAGTGGTACCTAATAGAGACTTGGTAAACGACAGCCTCTCAACGCAGACAACCTTAGTCCCAGCTTGTGTCTGGTTATCGCTAAGTTTTGATTCTTTATATCGCGGTGGAATACCTGCTAACACATAAGAGGGTGAAGTTCAGTTACTTTAATGTGACAGACATGTTTCCGCGACTTTAAGTACTATAGTAAATTAAGTAGAGCTTACAAGAATAGATGATGGTTTCAATCATTTGAACAGGAACAGAAGGTGTTTTGCCTATTTCTGCAAATAAGTAGTTGGATCCACTCCTGAATGACAATCTTTTTGTAGCCAACATATCCAAAGCAGTAATACGATCATTATCGCGATCATTAACAAGTTCAGGATACAAATTCACTATATCTATTGCTAGTTCTGCATGacattaaacaaaaaaaattattgtattagTTTAAGCTCACGAGTATTGCCAAAAACCATATAAAGAGATAACGCTTGCCCGTTTAATTGACCATACATGGCGCGAATCTGAATTAGTCAGAGTCCTAAAGCGAGTACCAGAAATCTAATGTAAACCTTACCATAACAATCATGGAATATTGTTGCATGAAGGACAGTTTTACCATCATTCCTCTTCATTGTGAGCTTACTAAAGTCACAATTTGCCAAAATAGTAAATACATCTTTCTCCCCACTTGC
This genomic interval carries:
- the LOC125852514 gene encoding uncharacterized protein LOC125852514 isoform X3, with product MQNSFSTKARCRSAAYKAASSSSSGVLQSLHVLRDFWKEEGVSPIDNRGDTILHFLAVNGNLAGFEILEPNLSVKDLETRNNSGDTPLHEAARFGKKDMVERILRVEKDLVYVQNNLGETPLYVAAASGEKDVFTILANCDFSKLTMKRNDGKTVLHATIFHDCYELAIDIVNLYPELVNDRDNDRITALDMLATKRLSFRSGSNYLFAEIGKTPSVPVQMIETIIYSSGIPPRYKESKLSDNQTQAGTKVVCVERLSFTKSLLGNSWLKAIDEAKQKHILALILAKMLLEKYDWSYSSTDHIVPNPLIQASKHKIDELVVEILQKYHEVVETLDENKRNILHIAAEHKNRFLFDYLLKKVASQNRMLADIDENGNTILHYAANVGTPFFTSTTEHIESVWCVMSVLMMMWGVLWFKYIKYNMHPRLWDVKNSEGLKAEELFEKNHLHVRKEAETAVRNLSNSTLVLSTLLCTINFAAIFTVPGGFEERTGLPILLDKVQQELWMLMFYLGAALFSSVFTMAFTIVACLQALNLENIFLNKDVWWLIIAVVAVGFIMALIYVDLTFPVFDYMYYLVSYSFFVSYKRGHM
- the LOC125852514 gene encoding uncharacterized protein LOC125852514 isoform X2, translated to MQNSFSTKARCRSAAYKAASSSSSGVLQSLHVLRDFWKEEGVSPIDNRGDTILHFLAVNGNLAGFEILEPNLSVKDLETRNNSGDTPLHEAARFGKKDMVERILRVEKDLVYVQNNLGETPLYVAAASGEKDVFTILANCDFSKLTMKRNDGKTVLHATIFHDCYELAIDIVNLYPELVNDRDNDRITALDMLATKRLSFRSGSNYLFAEIGKTPSVPVQMIETIIYSCIPPRYKESKLSDNQTQAGTKVVCVERLSFTKSLLGNSWLKAIDEAKQKHILALILAKMLLEKYDWSYSSTDHIVPNPLIQASKHKIDELVVEILQKYHEVVETLDENKRNILHIAAEHKNRFLFDYLLKKVASQNRMLADIDENGNTILHYAANVGTPFFTSTTEHIESVWCVMSVLMMMWGVLWFKYIKYNMHPRLWDVKNSEGLKAEELFEKNHLHVRKEAETAVRNLSNSTLVLSTLLCTINFAAIFTVPGGFEERTGLPILLDKVQQELWMLMFYLGAALFSSVFTMGTLLSFLLCKFYSNDFYISLPIKIIIAIISIFYATAFTIVACLQALNLENIFLNKDVWWLIIAVVAVGFIMALIYVDLTFPVFDYMYYLVSYSFFVSYKRGHM
- the LOC125852514 gene encoding uncharacterized protein LOC125852514 isoform X1; amino-acid sequence: MQNSFSTKARCRSAAYKAASSSSSGVLQSLHVLRDFWKEEGVSPIDNRGDTILHFLAVNGNLAGFEILEPNLSVKDLETRNNSGDTPLHEAARFGKKDMVERILRVEKDLVYVQNNLGETPLYVAAASGEKDVFTILANCDFSKLTMKRNDGKTVLHATIFHDCYELAIDIVNLYPELVNDRDNDRITALDMLATKRLSFRSGSNYLFAEIGKTPSVPVQMIETIIYSSGIPPRYKESKLSDNQTQAGTKVVCVERLSFTKSLLGNSWLKAIDEAKQKHILALILAKMLLEKYDWSYSSTDHIVPNPLIQASKHKIDELVVEILQKYHEVVETLDENKRNILHIAAEHKNRFLFDYLLKKVASQNRMLADIDENGNTILHYAANVGTPFFTSTTEHIESVWCVMSVLMMMWGVLWFKYIKYNMHPRLWDVKNSEGLKAEELFEKNHLHVRKEAETAVRNLSNSTLVLSTLLCTINFAAIFTVPGGFEERTGLPILLDKVQQELWMLMFYLGAALFSSVFTMGTLLSFLLCKFYSNDFYISLPIKIIIAIISIFYATAFTIVACLQALNLENIFLNKDVWWLIIAVVAVGFIMALIYVDLTFPVFDYMYYLVSYSFFVSYKRGHM